The following proteins are co-located in the Vigna angularis cultivar LongXiaoDou No.4 chromosome 2, ASM1680809v1, whole genome shotgun sequence genome:
- the LOC108329329 gene encoding glutathione S-transferase DHAR3, chloroplastic-like isoform X1 — MSTARVQVSACALSAAVNNLRLRPTAVVSFTNHFRKKSLRVVSMSSVPPSQPFEIAVKASVTTPNRLGDCPFCQRVLLTLEEKHLPYEPKLVDFTNRPEWFLKANPDGKVPVIKFDEKWVPDSDVITQTLEEKYPIPPLVTPPEKATVGSKIFSTFIGFLKSKDPNDGTEQALLSELSSFNDYIKENGPYINGNEICAADLSLGPKLYHLEIALGHYKKWTVPDSLTSLKAYTKAIFSRESFIKTSAQPQDVIEGWRPKVEG, encoded by the exons ATGTCCACTGCGAGAGTTCAAGTTTCGGCGTGTGCGCTTTCCGCTGCCGTCAACAACCTCCGTCTCCGGCCAACCGCCGTCGTTTCCTTCACCAACCATTTCAGGAAGAAGTCTCTGAGGGTGGTGTCAATGTCGTCCGTTCCCCCTTCCCAACCCTTCGAAATCGCCGTTAAAGCTTCCGTCACTACACCCAATAGGCTCGGCGact GTCCCTTTTGCCAAAGGGTATTACTAACACTGGAAGAAAAACATCTACCTTATGAACCCAAGTTGGTGGATTTCACCAACAGACCAGAATG GTTCCTTAAAGCCAATCCTGATGGTAAAGTTCCTGTCATAAAGTTTGATGAGAAGTGGGTTCCGGATTCAGATGTTATCACTCAAACATTGGAAGAGAAGTATCCTATCCCACCATTGGTGACCCCACCCGAAAAGGCCACAGT aGGTTCAAAGATATTTTCTACATTTATTGGATTTCTCAAGAGCAAGGATCCCAATGATGGAACAGAACAAGCATTACTAAGTGAACTGAGCTCTTTCAATGATTACATAAAGGAAAAT GGCCCTTATATTAACGGTAATGAGATATGTGCAGCTGACCTATCACTTGGACCAAAGCTATACCATTTGGAGATTGCTCTGGGGCATTATAAGAAATGGACAGTACCTGATTCACTTACCTCTTTGAAGGCTTACACGAAG GCGATTTTCTCGAGGGAATCGTTCATTAAAACAAGTGCACAACCGCAGGATGTCATTGAAGGTTGGCGTCCTAAAGTAGAAGGCTAA
- the LOC108329329 gene encoding glutathione S-transferase DHAR3, chloroplastic-like isoform X2, with translation MSTARVQVSACALSAAVNNLRLRPTAVVSFTNHFRKKSLRVVSMSSVPPSQPFEIAVKASVTTPNRLGDCPFCQRVLLTLEEKHLPYEPKLVDFTNRPEWFLKANPDGKVPVIKFDEKWVPDSDVITQTLEEKYPIPPLVTPPEKATVGSKIFSTFIGFLKSKDPNDGTEQALLSELSSFNDYIKENLTYHLDQSYTIWRLLWGIIRNGQYLIHLPL, from the exons ATGTCCACTGCGAGAGTTCAAGTTTCGGCGTGTGCGCTTTCCGCTGCCGTCAACAACCTCCGTCTCCGGCCAACCGCCGTCGTTTCCTTCACCAACCATTTCAGGAAGAAGTCTCTGAGGGTGGTGTCAATGTCGTCCGTTCCCCCTTCCCAACCCTTCGAAATCGCCGTTAAAGCTTCCGTCACTACACCCAATAGGCTCGGCGact GTCCCTTTTGCCAAAGGGTATTACTAACACTGGAAGAAAAACATCTACCTTATGAACCCAAGTTGGTGGATTTCACCAACAGACCAGAATG GTTCCTTAAAGCCAATCCTGATGGTAAAGTTCCTGTCATAAAGTTTGATGAGAAGTGGGTTCCGGATTCAGATGTTATCACTCAAACATTGGAAGAGAAGTATCCTATCCCACCATTGGTGACCCCACCCGAAAAGGCCACAGT aGGTTCAAAGATATTTTCTACATTTATTGGATTTCTCAAGAGCAAGGATCCCAATGATGGAACAGAACAAGCATTACTAAGTGAACTGAGCTCTTTCAATGATTACATAAAGGAAAAT CTGACCTATCACTTGGACCAAAGCTATACCATTTGGAGATTGCTCTGGGGCATTATAAGAAATGGACAGTACCTGATTCACTTACCTCTTTGA
- the LOC108329330 gene encoding HMG-Y-related protein A-like isoform X1, with amino-acid sequence MASGDFINKSLSLPPYPEMILEAVEALNDGNGSNKTSISKYIESRYGVLPPGHKVLLNVHLAKMRDTGVLDFWKNNYTKCDPNAPPRRGRGRPPKPKELLPPDTVLSPPRPRGRPPKGPSDMQRPPKATAGSGRPRGRPRKMARPAGGFGEPSASSLKPSARPRGRPPKVKPGLIENNA; translated from the exons ATGGCTTCTGGAGACTTCATTAATAAATCCCTCTCACTTCCTCCATACCCCGAG aTGATTTTGGAGGCAGTTGAGGCACTGAATGACGGGAATGGTTCGAATAAAACATCAATTTCGAAGTACATAGAATCTAGGTACGGTGTGTTGCCTCCGGGCCACAAGGTACTGCTGAATGTACACCTTGCAAAAATGAGGGACACTGGGGTGCTTGACTTTTGGAAGAATAACTACACCAAGTGTGACCCAAACGCGCCGCCGCGGCGTGGCCGTGGCAGGCCACCTAAGCCCAAGGAACTTCTGCCTCCGGACACTGTCCTGTCACCGCCCAGGCCCAGGGGCCGCCCCCCAAAGGGCCCAAGTGACATGCAAAGGCCACCCAAAGCCACCGCTGGGAGTGGCAGACCCAGAGGCCGGCCTAGGAAGATGGCGCGGCCAGCCGGAGGATTTGGGGAACCATCGGCTTCCTCGTTGAAGCCCAGCGCAAGGCCCAGAGGAAGGCCTCCGAAAGTGAAGCCCGGATTGATAGAAAATAATGCTTAG
- the LOC108329330 gene encoding HMG-Y-related protein B-like isoform X2: MILEAVEALNDGNGSNKTSISKYIESRYGVLPPGHKVLLNVHLAKMRDTGVLDFWKNNYTKCDPNAPPRRGRGRPPKPKELLPPDTVLSPPRPRGRPPKGPSDMQRPPKATAGSGRPRGRPRKMARPAGGFGEPSASSLKPSARPRGRPPKVKPGLIENNA; this comes from the coding sequence aTGATTTTGGAGGCAGTTGAGGCACTGAATGACGGGAATGGTTCGAATAAAACATCAATTTCGAAGTACATAGAATCTAGGTACGGTGTGTTGCCTCCGGGCCACAAGGTACTGCTGAATGTACACCTTGCAAAAATGAGGGACACTGGGGTGCTTGACTTTTGGAAGAATAACTACACCAAGTGTGACCCAAACGCGCCGCCGCGGCGTGGCCGTGGCAGGCCACCTAAGCCCAAGGAACTTCTGCCTCCGGACACTGTCCTGTCACCGCCCAGGCCCAGGGGCCGCCCCCCAAAGGGCCCAAGTGACATGCAAAGGCCACCCAAAGCCACCGCTGGGAGTGGCAGACCCAGAGGCCGGCCTAGGAAGATGGCGCGGCCAGCCGGAGGATTTGGGGAACCATCGGCTTCCTCGTTGAAGCCCAGCGCAAGGCCCAGAGGAAGGCCTCCGAAAGTGAAGCCCGGATTGATAGAAAATAATGCTTAG